The following are encoded together in the Pseudoalteromonas piscicida genome:
- a CDS encoding N-6 DNA methylase, whose translation MSISTVIKSIQDIMRKDAGVDGDAQRLGQLSWLLFLKIFDAQEEELEFELDDYREPIPEQYLWRNWAADSEGITGDELLEFINDDLFPTLKNLTAPIDKNPRGFVVREAFSDAFNYMKNGTLLRQVINKLNEVDFTDSKERHLFGDIYEQILRDLQSAGNAGEFYTPRAVTRFMVNRIDPKLGEQVFDPACGTGGFLACSVDHVKNNYVKTGADHKTLQSQIHGVEKKQLPHLLATTNMMLHGIEVPVQVKHGNTLNKPLSSWDSDFDVIVTNPPFGGTEEDGIEKNFPAEMQTRETADLFLQLIVEVLKDGGRAAVVLPDGTLFGEGVKTKIKKLLTEECNLHTILRLPNGVFNPYTGIKTNILFFTKGQPTKDIWFYEHPYPEGVKNYSKTKPMKFEEFETEIQWWGEESDGFASRVENEQAWKVDFVAKRKAAEADAKPHWDKAENTKAEAEKVKAEIDSLKSPDTGIDEKAKKLLKEKVDSLKAQREELLKRTNAEQAQGDAIFNAIFNFDIKNPHVGEQVSHDPDELLEQYQTQQKDIQQLRDQLKGILANVLSTNDEGKA comes from the coding sequence ATGTCAATTAGTACAGTTATAAAATCGATTCAAGACATCATGCGCAAAGATGCGGGTGTTGATGGTGATGCACAACGTTTAGGCCAATTATCTTGGCTACTTTTCTTAAAGATTTTCGACGCACAAGAAGAAGAGCTTGAATTTGAATTAGATGACTATCGCGAGCCAATTCCAGAGCAATACCTATGGCGTAACTGGGCGGCTGACTCTGAAGGCATTACAGGTGACGAATTACTTGAATTTATTAATGACGATTTATTCCCAACGTTAAAAAACTTAACAGCACCAATTGATAAAAATCCACGTGGTTTCGTTGTTAGAGAAGCATTCTCGGACGCATTTAACTACATGAAAAACGGTACGTTATTGCGCCAAGTCATCAATAAACTCAATGAAGTAGACTTTACCGACTCTAAAGAACGTCATTTATTCGGTGATATCTACGAGCAAATATTACGAGATTTACAAAGCGCAGGTAATGCAGGGGAATTCTATACCCCGCGTGCGGTAACACGCTTTATGGTAAATCGTATTGATCCTAAGTTAGGCGAGCAAGTATTCGACCCAGCTTGTGGTACGGGTGGTTTCCTTGCTTGCTCGGTGGATCACGTAAAAAATAACTATGTGAAAACAGGTGCTGATCATAAAACGCTGCAAAGCCAAATTCATGGTGTCGAAAAGAAACAACTGCCGCATTTATTAGCCACAACCAACATGATGCTGCACGGAATCGAAGTACCTGTGCAAGTTAAGCATGGCAATACCTTAAACAAACCACTTTCAAGCTGGGACAGTGATTTCGATGTTATCGTCACCAATCCACCATTTGGTGGTACTGAAGAAGACGGTATTGAAAAGAACTTCCCTGCGGAAATGCAAACCCGTGAAACGGCAGACTTATTCTTACAGCTCATTGTAGAAGTGTTAAAAGATGGTGGCCGAGCAGCAGTAGTATTACCCGATGGCACATTATTTGGTGAGGGTGTTAAAACCAAAATCAAAAAGCTATTAACGGAAGAATGTAATCTTCACACTATTTTAAGGTTACCTAACGGCGTATTTAACCCGTATACAGGTATTAAAACCAACATCCTATTTTTCACTAAAGGCCAGCCAACAAAAGATATATGGTTCTACGAGCACCCATACCCAGAAGGCGTTAAAAACTACTCTAAAACCAAGCCAATGAAGTTTGAAGAATTTGAAACAGAAATTCAGTGGTGGGGTGAAGAAAGTGATGGTTTTGCCAGTCGTGTTGAAAATGAACAAGCTTGGAAAGTCGATTTTGTCGCCAAACGTAAAGCAGCGGAAGCAGATGCCAAACCTCATTGGGACAAAGCAGAAAATACCAAGGCAGAAGCTGAAAAGGTTAAAGCCGAAATTGATTCGCTTAAGTCACCTGATACTGGCATAGACGAAAAAGCCAAGAAACTACTAAAAGAAAAAGTAGATTCGCTAAAAGCTCAACGTGAAGAGCTTTTAAAACGTACCAATGCCGAGCAAGCCCAAGGTGATGCTATTTTTAATGCCATTTTTAATTTTGACATTAAAAACCCACATGTTGGTGAACAAGTGAGCCACGATCCAGATGAACTGCTTGAGCAATATCAAACACAGCAAAAAGATATTCAGCAACTACGTGACCAATTAAAAGGCATTCTAGCAAATGTTCTTTCAACAAATGATGAGGGTAAAGCTTAA